A window of Apium graveolens cultivar Ventura chromosome 8, ASM990537v1, whole genome shotgun sequence contains these coding sequences:
- the LOC141680105 gene encoding uncharacterized protein LOC141680105, translating to MSKEIPERKPMPQRKNNARADALSRLASAEKHNLTGSIYLTEAKIPSIEKKECLEIHQGSDWMTLLRNFLEKGILLPDRREALKFKYRASSYTIINRRMYRRSVSQPLLRCLNTEEQRQALEVVHEGICDEHLTGRSLAFKILR from the exons ATGAGCAAAGAGATCCCCGAACGAAAGCCTATGCCGCAAAG AAAAAACAATGCTAGGGCAGACGCCCTTTCCAGGCTAGCTTCGGCCGAGAAACACAACTTAACTGGTTCTATTTACCTCACCGAAGCCAAAATACCCTCGATCGAGAAGAAAGAATGTCTTGAAATCCACCAGGGGAGCGATTGGATGACCCTCCTCAGGAACTTTCTGGAGAAAGGCATTCTACTTCCAGACCGAAGGGAAGCGCTAAAATTTAAATACAGAGCATCGAGCTACACAATCATTAATAGGCGGATGTATCGCCGATCAGTCAGTCAGCCCCTTCTGCGATGTTTGAACACCGAAGAACAACGgcaggctctggaagtggtgcACGAAGGAATTTGCGACGAGCACCTGACTGGTCGGTCACTCGCCTTTAAAATTCTCCGATAG